A single region of the Halorussus gelatinilyticus genome encodes:
- a CDS encoding NADH-quinone oxidoreductase subunit N, with the protein MAFQLPTWMALGPTLALALTGLLLLVFDSITPSSTDRGLLAGTATLGSLVAVGLSAWYLLAGTGSEPIVLYGDALVVDTMSLFFTFVFASVTALVSVASFDYLRDHSYQAEYYALVTLAATGMTLMASANSLAVVFVSLELSSLPSFALVAILKRNRGSVEAGLKYFLIGALSSAILAYGISLVYGVTGSLLLPEIASSVGGTDLTGVLGLGVLMMLGGFAYKTSVVPFHFWAPEAYEGAPAPISAFLSSASKAAGFAVAFRVFVVAFPIQQLVTGAATGVDWVLAAQILAVVTMTLGNFAAATQDTVKRMLAYSSVGHAGYVLIGLAALSGGNNAFVLAGGMSHLLVYGFMNTGAFLFIALTEYWSVGRRFEDFNGLASQAPFACTVMTLFLFNLAGLPVGGGFMSKYFLFGAAVGAGFWWLAAVGAINSALSLYYYSRVVKAMWIEDASGEFDIESKPAGLYAALAAAAVVTVLLLPGFGPVWQYATEAAEAIVA; encoded by the coding sequence ATGGCGTTCCAACTACCGACGTGGATGGCGCTCGGTCCGACGCTCGCGCTCGCGCTGACCGGTCTCCTGCTGTTGGTGTTCGACAGCATCACGCCCAGTTCGACCGACCGGGGGCTGCTGGCCGGGACCGCGACTCTCGGGTCGCTGGTCGCGGTCGGTCTCTCGGCGTGGTACCTGCTGGCTGGCACGGGCAGCGAGCCGATCGTCCTCTACGGAGACGCGCTCGTCGTCGACACGATGAGCCTGTTCTTCACCTTCGTGTTCGCCAGCGTGACCGCGCTGGTGTCGGTCGCTAGCTTCGACTACCTGCGCGACCACTCCTACCAGGCGGAGTACTACGCGCTGGTCACGCTCGCCGCGACGGGGATGACGCTGATGGCGTCCGCGAACAGCCTCGCGGTCGTGTTCGTCAGCCTCGAACTCTCCAGCCTGCCGTCGTTCGCGCTGGTCGCCATCCTCAAGAGGAACCGCGGGAGCGTCGAGGCCGGACTCAAGTACTTCCTCATCGGAGCGCTGTCGTCGGCCATCCTCGCCTACGGCATCAGTCTGGTCTACGGCGTCACCGGTTCGCTCCTGCTGCCCGAAATCGCCAGTTCGGTCGGCGGAACCGACCTGACCGGCGTGCTGGGGCTGGGCGTCCTGATGATGCTCGGCGGGTTCGCCTACAAGACCTCCGTGGTGCCGTTCCACTTCTGGGCACCCGAGGCCTACGAAGGCGCGCCCGCGCCCATCTCGGCGTTCCTCTCGTCGGCCTCGAAGGCCGCCGGGTTCGCCGTCGCGTTCCGCGTGTTCGTCGTCGCGTTCCCCATCCAGCAGTTGGTCACGGGAGCCGCGACGGGCGTGGACTGGGTCCTCGCGGCCCAGATTCTCGCCGTCGTGACGATGACGCTCGGTAACTTCGCGGCCGCCACGCAGGACACGGTCAAGCGGATGCTCGCGTACTCGTCGGTCGGGCACGCGGGCTACGTCCTCATCGGTCTCGCCGCGCTGTCGGGCGGGAACAACGCGTTCGTGCTGGCCGGCGGGATGAGCCACCTGCTCGTCTACGGGTTCATGAACACGGGCGCGTTCCTGTTCATCGCCCTGACCGAGTACTGGTCGGTCGGCCGCCGGTTCGAGGACTTCAACGGGCTGGCCTCGCAGGCACCGTTCGCCTGCACGGTCATGACCCTGTTCCTGTTCAACCTCGCGGGCCTGCCGGTCGGCGGCGGGTTCATGAGCAAGTACTTCCTGTTCGGCGCCGCGGTCGGTGCCGGATTCTGGTGGCTCGCGGCCGTGGGTGCCATCAACAGCGCGCTGTCGCTGTACTACTACTCGCGCGTCGTGAAGGCGATGTGGATAGAGGACGCCTCGGGCGAGTTCGACATCGAGTCCAAGCCCGCGGGCCTCTACGCCGCGCTGGCCGCCGCCGCCGTCGTGACCGTGCTGCTGTTGCCCGGATTCGGTCCGGTCTGGCAGTACGCGACCGAGGCCGCCGAGGCCATCGTGGCCTGA
- a CDS encoding DHH family phosphoesterase, with amino-acid sequence MVSRLVLGCGTVGQTLVEAIADGEHSMLVVDDAESRIDALREEGVSATLGDPTDRETVRAGVEGAEVVVVADRDPAANREAAELAAELFPEAYIIGYLGEDCDSDQRETIAALADHVIDPTAALVEQVLAVATGDHAIRTVNLRRAIRRIDGTLAVFMHDNPDPDAIASAVALCRVAEEIGVEAVPCYFGDISHQENRAFVNLLELDLRNFAAGEAVDFEEFGGIALVDHSRPGVNDQLPEDTEVDIVIDHHPPKEPPEADFVDLRSDVGATSTLLAEHIQRLGIDLSEEVATGLLYGIRVDTKDFSREVSTADFEAASHLLPHADVGTLERVESPSVSPDTFETIARAIRNRRVEGTVLASCVGSLSDRDALAQAADHLLDMESITTTLVYGFRDGTVYVSARARGTDVDLGETLRSAFDQIGSAGGHADMAGAQIPLGLLGAVEDEEEASLTTVVSDVITSRFFETIRSTPGSDGEYAHGGDASFEATVVDPED; translated from the coding sequence ATGGTTTCGCGGCTGGTGCTGGGGTGTGGAACCGTCGGTCAGACCCTCGTAGAGGCGATAGCCGACGGCGAACACAGCATGCTGGTCGTAGACGACGCCGAGAGCCGCATCGACGCGCTCCGCGAGGAGGGCGTCTCCGCGACGCTCGGGGACCCGACCGACCGCGAGACCGTGCGCGCGGGTGTCGAGGGCGCGGAAGTCGTCGTCGTCGCCGACCGCGACCCCGCGGCCAACCGCGAGGCCGCCGAACTCGCGGCGGAGCTGTTCCCCGAGGCGTACATCATCGGCTACCTCGGCGAGGACTGCGACTCCGACCAGCGCGAGACGATAGCCGCGCTGGCCGACCACGTCATCGACCCGACCGCAGCGTTGGTCGAGCAGGTGCTGGCGGTGGCGACCGGCGACCACGCGATTCGGACCGTCAACCTCCGGCGGGCGATTCGACGCATCGACGGCACGCTCGCGGTGTTCATGCACGACAACCCCGACCCCGACGCCATCGCCAGCGCGGTCGCGCTCTGTCGCGTCGCCGAGGAGATCGGCGTCGAGGCGGTCCCCTGCTACTTCGGCGACATCTCCCATCAGGAGAACCGGGCGTTCGTCAACCTGCTGGAGTTGGACCTCCGGAACTTCGCGGCGGGCGAGGCGGTGGACTTCGAGGAGTTCGGCGGCATCGCGCTCGTCGACCACTCCCGGCCGGGCGTCAACGACCAACTGCCCGAAGACACCGAGGTGGACATCGTTATCGACCACCATCCGCCGAAGGAGCCCCCCGAAGCCGACTTCGTGGACCTCCGGAGCGACGTGGGCGCGACCTCGACCCTGCTGGCCGAACACATCCAGCGGCTCGGCATCGACCTCTCCGAGGAGGTGGCGACCGGTCTCCTCTACGGCATCCGCGTGGACACGAAGGACTTCTCGCGGGAGGTCTCGACCGCCGACTTCGAGGCGGCGTCGCACCTCCTGCCCCACGCCGACGTGGGGACGCTCGAACGGGTCGAGAGCCCGTCGGTCAGCCCCGACACGTTCGAGACCATCGCGCGCGCCATCCGGAATCGCCGCGTCGAGGGGACCGTGCTGGCGTCCTGCGTCGGGTCGCTGTCGGACCGCGACGCGCTCGCGCAGGCGGCCGACCACCTGCTCGACATGGAGTCCATCACGACGACGCTGGTCTACGGGTTCCGCGACGGCACGGTGTACGTCTCGGCGCGCGCCCGCGGGACCGACGTGGACCTCGGCGAGACGCTCCGTTCGGCGTTCGACCAGATCGGGAGCGCGGGCGGCCACGCCGACATGGCGGGCGCCCAGATTCCGCTCGGTCTCCTCGGCGCGGTCGAAGACGAAGAGGAGGCCTCGCTCACGACCGTCGTCAGCGACGTCATCACCTCGCGGTTCTTCGAGACGATTCGATCGACGCCGGGAAGCGACGGCGAGTACGCCCACGGCGGCGACGCGAGTTTCGAGGCGACCGTCGTCGACCCGGAGGACTGA
- the acs gene encoding acetate--CoA ligase, with product MSEDTAELEARLEEQDEFEPPAEFVSQANVSDDSIYDEFEEDWPECWERAAELLDWDESYDEVLDASNPPFYEWFTGGKLNASANCLDRHLDERGDEAAIEWVGEPTDEENRTYTYEELHREVNEFAAALKELGVGEDDVVTMYMPMIPELPIAMLACARIGAPHSVVFAGFSAEALATRMESADSEYLVTANGYYRRGDPLDHYEKTREGLGDVGHDVSDVVVVDRLGEHGHGHDLESNERYYRDLVDEQSGAEVEPVSRDAEDMLFLMYTSGTTGQPKGVKHTTGGYLAWTAWTSQAVLDVKPEDTYFCSADIGWITGHSYIVYGPLALGTTTMMYEGTPDHPERDRLWEIIEEYETTQLYTAPTAIRAFMKWGSQYPEQHDLSSLRLLGTVGEPINPKAWKWYYKHVGDESCPIVDTWWQTETGGMMVTTLPGVKTMKPGSAGPPLPGVDAQVVDPNGDEVAPGEAGYLTVQKPWPGMLRTLYQNDERYIEEYWAEYSDTQSDDMDDWVYFPEDGAKIDDDGYITVLGRVDDVLNVSGHRLGTMEIESAIVGVEGVAEAAVVGGKHDVKGEAVYAYVITEDGYDEDDEMRSRIEEGVEDAIGPIARPEQVVFTPELPKTRSGKIMRRLLEDIANGEELGNTSTLRNPDVVEDIQRKVGGD from the coding sequence ATGTCCGAAGATACCGCCGAACTCGAAGCACGGCTCGAAGAGCAAGACGAGTTCGAGCCGCCAGCGGAGTTCGTATCGCAGGCGAACGTCTCCGACGATTCCATCTACGACGAGTTCGAGGAAGACTGGCCCGAGTGCTGGGAGCGGGCGGCCGAACTCTTGGACTGGGACGAGTCGTACGACGAGGTGCTGGACGCCTCGAACCCGCCGTTCTACGAGTGGTTCACCGGCGGGAAGCTCAACGCCTCGGCGAACTGTCTGGACCGACATCTGGACGAGCGCGGTGACGAGGCCGCCATCGAGTGGGTCGGCGAACCCACCGACGAGGAGAATCGAACGTACACCTACGAGGAGTTGCACCGCGAGGTCAACGAGTTCGCGGCCGCGCTGAAGGAGTTGGGCGTCGGCGAGGACGACGTGGTAACGATGTACATGCCGATGATTCCGGAGTTACCCATCGCCATGCTGGCCTGCGCGCGCATCGGCGCACCCCACTCGGTCGTCTTCGCCGGCTTCTCCGCGGAGGCGCTGGCGACCCGGATGGAGTCGGCCGACTCCGAGTATCTGGTCACCGCGAACGGCTACTATCGGCGCGGCGACCCCCTCGACCACTACGAGAAGACCCGCGAAGGACTGGGCGACGTGGGCCACGACGTGTCGGACGTGGTGGTCGTGGACCGACTCGGCGAACACGGCCACGGCCACGACTTGGAGTCGAACGAACGCTACTATCGGGACCTCGTGGACGAACAGTCGGGCGCGGAGGTCGAACCGGTCTCGCGCGACGCCGAGGACATGCTGTTCCTGATGTACACCTCCGGCACGACCGGTCAACCGAAGGGCGTCAAGCACACGACCGGGGGCTACCTCGCGTGGACCGCGTGGACTTCGCAGGCGGTACTGGACGTCAAACCCGAGGACACCTACTTCTGCTCGGCGGACATCGGCTGGATCACCGGCCACTCCTACATCGTCTACGGCCCGCTGGCCTTGGGCACGACGACGATGATGTACGAGGGCACGCCCGACCACCCCGAGCGCGACCGCTTGTGGGAGATAATCGAGGAGTACGAGACGACGCAACTCTACACCGCGCCGACCGCGATTCGGGCGTTCATGAAGTGGGGTAGCCAGTACCCCGAGCAGCACGACCTCTCCTCGCTGCGCTTGCTCGGGACGGTCGGCGAACCCATCAACCCGAAGGCGTGGAAGTGGTACTACAAGCACGTCGGCGACGAGTCCTGCCCCATCGTGGACACGTGGTGGCAGACCGAGACCGGCGGGATGATGGTCACGACCCTGCCCGGCGTCAAGACGATGAAACCCGGCTCTGCGGGACCGCCCCTGCCGGGCGTGGACGCGCAGGTCGTGGACCCCAACGGCGACGAGGTCGCCCCCGGCGAGGCGGGCTATCTGACCGTCCAGAAGCCGTGGCCGGGGATGCTCCGGACGCTGTACCAGAACGACGAGCGCTACATCGAGGAGTACTGGGCGGAGTACTCCGACACCCAGTCCGACGACATGGACGATTGGGTGTACTTCCCCGAGGACGGCGCGAAGATAGACGACGACGGGTACATCACCGTCCTCGGGCGCGTGGACGACGTACTCAACGTCTCGGGCCACCGCCTCGGCACGATGGAGATCGAGAGCGCAATCGTCGGCGTCGAGGGCGTCGCGGAGGCCGCGGTCGTCGGCGGTAAACACGACGTGAAGGGCGAAGCGGTCTACGCCTACGTCATCACCGAAGACGGCTACGACGAGGACGACGAGATGCGCTCGCGCATCGAGGAGGGCGTCGAGGACGCAATCGGTCCCATCGCTCGGCCCGAACAGGTCGTCTTCACGCCCGAACTCCCGAAGACGCGCTCGGGCAAGATAATGCGACGCCTGCTGGAGGACATCGCCAACGGCGAGGAGTTGGGCAACACAAGCACGCTCCGAAACCCGGACGTCGTCGAGGACATCCAGCGGAAGGTCGGCGGGGACTGA
- a CDS encoding N-acetylmuramoyl-L-alanine amidase, whose product MSSRRNFLKKLGAASTVGLTGTAALSGTAAAAKPGVDWEAAHSSNYTAADRGAGKIDWIVIHTVQGSASSAVNWFQDPDANVSAHYTVAESGYLYQSLADMNIGWHAGGSNYNDYSIGIEHGGYVSETYEDAQYRKSADLCAYLCEQYGVPKQHPGSVPYDAANPANGGIIAHSQVPESTHTDPGANWDWDYFIDLVNQY is encoded by the coding sequence ATGAGTTCGAGAAGAAACTTCCTGAAGAAGCTCGGCGCAGCAAGTACTGTCGGTCTCACCGGTACCGCGGCCCTCTCGGGAACCGCGGCGGCTGCCAAGCCCGGAGTCGACTGGGAAGCAGCCCACTCCAGCAACTACACCGCCGCCGACCGCGGCGCTGGTAAGATCGACTGGATCGTCATCCACACCGTGCAGGGGTCGGCCAGCAGCGCGGTCAACTGGTTCCAGGACCCCGACGCCAACGTGAGCGCCCACTACACCGTCGCCGAGAGCGGTTACCTGTACCAGAGCCTCGCCGACATGAACATCGGCTGGCACGCGGGCGGGTCGAACTACAACGACTACTCGATCGGCATCGAACACGGCGGCTACGTCAGCGAGACCTACGAGGACGCCCAGTACCGCAAGTCCGCGGACCTCTGTGCGTACCTCTGCGAGCAGTACGGCGTTCCGAAACAGCATCCCGGCAGCGTCCCCTACGACGCTGCGAATCCGGCCAACGGCGGCATCATCGCTCACTCGCAGGTTCCCGAAAGTACCCACACCGACCCCGGTGCCAACTGGGACTGGGACTACTTCATCGACCTCGTCAACCAGTACTGA
- a CDS encoding acyl-CoA mutase large subunit family protein → MYDEDDLAEIRDAKDEWEDETLDPVLDAYGERKDRFATVSNLEVDRLYTPDDVADLDYEEDLGFPGEEPYTRGPYPTMYRGRTWTMRQFAGFGTAEETNERFHYLIDEGQTGLSTAFDMPSLMGKDSDDPLSDGEVGKEGVAVDTLRDMEILFDGIDLAEVSTSFTINPSAPVIYAMYIALADQQGVQREEIRGTLQNDMLKEFIAQKEWVIPPEPSLDIVTDTIEFAVEETPKIKPVSISGYHIREAGSTAIQELAFTLADGFAYVEDCLDRGMEVDDFAPQLSFFFNSHNSIFEEVAKFRAARRIYANVMDEWYGAEKDASKQLKFHTQTAGQSLTAQQPLNNVVRVTIQALAGVLGGTQSLHTNSFDEALALPSEKAVRVALRTQQIIADESGAADIADPLGGSFAVESLTDETEEKAMAYIEEIKEMGDGSVRDGVLAGIEQGYFHREIQDASYEYQERVEEGEETVVGVNKYEIEEDTRPDILKVDEETQQRQLDRLAEVKDERDDEAVEAALEAIDDAIQNDENVMPAIVDAVKAYATMGEIMQVFEAEYGSYQETVNVA, encoded by the coding sequence ATGTACGACGAGGACGACCTCGCGGAGATACGCGACGCGAAAGACGAGTGGGAAGACGAGACCTTGGACCCCGTACTCGACGCCTACGGGGAGCGCAAGGACCGATTCGCCACCGTGTCGAACCTCGAAGTGGACCGACTCTACACCCCCGACGACGTGGCGGACCTCGACTACGAGGAGGACCTGGGCTTCCCCGGCGAGGAACCCTACACCCGCGGCCCGTACCCGACGATGTACCGCGGCCGGACGTGGACGATGCGCCAGTTCGCCGGATTCGGCACCGCGGAAGAGACCAACGAGCGGTTCCACTACCTCATCGACGAGGGCCAGACCGGTCTCTCGACCGCCTTCGACATGCCGTCGCTGATGGGCAAGGATTCGGACGACCCGCTCTCGGACGGCGAGGTCGGCAAGGAGGGCGTCGCGGTGGACACCCTCCGAGACATGGAGATTCTCTTCGACGGCATCGACCTCGCCGAGGTCTCGACCTCCTTCACCATCAACCCCTCCGCGCCGGTCATCTACGCGATGTACATCGCGCTGGCCGACCAGCAGGGCGTCCAGCGCGAGGAGATTCGCGGAACGCTCCAGAACGACATGCTCAAGGAGTTCATCGCACAGAAGGAGTGGGTCATCCCGCCCGAACCGTCGCTGGACATCGTGACCGACACCATCGAGTTCGCGGTCGAGGAGACGCCCAAAATCAAGCCGGTCTCCATCTCGGGCTACCACATCCGCGAGGCGGGTTCGACCGCGATTCAGGAACTCGCGTTCACGCTGGCCGACGGGTTCGCCTACGTCGAGGACTGTCTCGACCGCGGGATGGAGGTGGACGACTTCGCGCCCCAACTCTCGTTCTTCTTCAACTCCCACAACTCCATCTTCGAGGAAGTCGCCAAGTTCCGCGCCGCTCGGCGCATCTACGCGAACGTCATGGACGAGTGGTACGGTGCCGAGAAGGACGCCAGCAAGCAGCTCAAGTTCCACACCCAGACCGCGGGCCAGAGCCTGACCGCCCAACAGCCACTGAACAACGTGGTCCGGGTGACGATTCAGGCGCTCGCCGGCGTGCTGGGCGGGACCCAGAGCCTCCACACCAACAGCTTCGACGAGGCGCTCGCGCTCCCCTCAGAGAAGGCGGTCCGGGTCGCGCTCCGGACCCAGCAGATCATCGCCGACGAGTCGGGCGCGGCCGACATCGCCGACCCGCTCGGCGGTTCGTTCGCAGTCGAGAGCCTGACCGACGAAACCGAGGAGAAGGCGATGGCCTACATCGAGGAGATAAAGGAGATGGGCGACGGGTCGGTCCGCGACGGCGTGCTGGCGGGCATCGAACAGGGCTACTTCCACCGCGAGATTCAGGACGCCTCCTACGAGTACCAGGAGCGCGTCGAGGAGGGCGAGGAGACGGTCGTCGGCGTCAACAAGTACGAGATAGAGGAGGACACCCGACCCGACATCCTCAAGGTGGACGAGGAGACCCAACAGCGGCAACTCGACCGACTCGCCGAAGTCAAGGACGAACGCGACGACGAGGCGGTCGAGGCCGCGCTCGAAGCCATCGACGACGCCATCCAGAACGACGAGAACGTCATGCCCGCCATCGTCGACGCGGTGAAAGCCTACGCCACGATGGGCGAAATCATGCAGGTGTTCGAGGCCGAGTACGGGTCGTATCAGGAAACTGTCAACGTCGCATAA
- a CDS encoding ABC transporter permease — protein MNVRHLYLFGRASFLKSLILMRRYLFNTVAQIVSMYLLFAVMFFGGRQVAGAAITDSIEGIIVGYFLWMLIMSAYSSIAGNINNEAQWGTLEQLYMSPLGFDRIVGVKTFVNVCVSLFLASTLLGLMVVTMTLVSAEVTLSFNVLTVVPILVLTLAPAVGLGYIFGGLALLYKRVESAFQLMQFAFIGLIAAPVEQFPAFKFAPFSLGSYLLRQSMSEQKTLLELPPADLALLAGLAVVYLGVGYGLFRIIQRKARERGVLGEY, from the coding sequence GTGAACGTCCGACACCTCTACCTCTTCGGTCGAGCGTCGTTCCTCAAGTCGCTCATCCTGATGCGGCGCTACCTGTTCAACACGGTCGCCCAAATCGTCAGCATGTACCTGCTGTTCGCGGTGATGTTCTTCGGCGGCCGACAGGTCGCCGGGGCGGCAATCACCGACTCGATAGAGGGCATCATCGTGGGCTACTTCCTCTGGATGCTCATCATGAGCGCCTACTCGTCCATCGCGGGCAACATCAACAACGAGGCCCAGTGGGGCACGCTCGAGCAACTCTACATGTCGCCGCTCGGGTTCGACCGCATCGTCGGCGTCAAGACCTTCGTGAACGTCTGCGTGAGCCTGTTCCTCGCCTCGACGCTGCTCGGGTTGATGGTCGTGACGATGACCTTGGTGTCGGCCGAGGTCACGCTGAGTTTCAACGTCCTCACCGTCGTCCCGATTCTCGTGTTGACGCTCGCGCCCGCGGTCGGACTGGGCTACATCTTCGGCGGTCTCGCCCTGCTGTACAAGCGGGTCGAGAGCGCGTTCCAACTCATGCAGTTCGCGTTCATCGGTCTCATCGCGGCACCCGTCGAGCAGTTCCCTGCGTTCAAGTTCGCGCCGTTCTCGCTCGGGAGCTACCTCCTCCGGCAGTCGATGAGCGAGCAGAAGACCCTGCTGGAACTTCCGCCCGCCGACCTCGCGCTGCTGGCCGGCCTGGCCGTCGTCTATCTAGGCGTCGGTTACGGTCTCTTCCGAATCATCCAGCGGAAGGCCCGCGAGCGCGGCGTGCTGGGCGAGTACTGA
- a CDS encoding ABC transporter ATP-binding protein: MQPTERRQKQPVISVENMRKTYADGSVVAVDDVSFEVERGSVVGLLGPNGAGKTSIIKSILGVVLPDEGDIRVDGVNVHEDDDVYEKVSAVLEGARNVYWRLTVRENISFFSSLQGIDPRNHRDEHDELMELLNIDHKADETVKNLSRGMKQKTALACALVRQTPVLFLDEPTLGLDVEASHDLRQELDRLVTQENRTVVLSSHDMDVMQDLCDRVIIIDDGEIVTDESVSGLVELFRTQAYEVVVEDDMSTTARRTLEREFDVAEWRERGDWTVCEVSMAEGDRVHDLMRTLEEFDLTPRSVSVVQPDLEDVFLEVTGEDETESERGSEPADESRTVEGRA, translated from the coding sequence ATGCAGCCAACGGAACGGCGACAAAAACAGCCGGTCATCTCCGTCGAGAACATGCGCAAGACCTACGCAGACGGGAGCGTCGTGGCGGTGGACGACGTCTCCTTCGAGGTCGAGCGCGGGTCCGTCGTCGGACTGCTGGGTCCGAACGGGGCCGGGAAGACCTCGATCATCAAGTCGATTCTCGGCGTCGTCCTGCCCGACGAGGGCGACATTCGAGTCGATGGCGTGAACGTCCACGAGGACGACGACGTGTACGAGAAGGTCAGCGCCGTCCTCGAAGGCGCGCGGAACGTCTACTGGCGGCTGACGGTCCGAGAGAACATCTCCTTTTTCTCGTCGTTGCAGGGCATCGACCCGCGGAACCACCGCGACGAACACGACGAGTTGATGGAACTGCTGAACATCGACCACAAGGCCGACGAGACGGTCAAGAACCTCTCGCGGGGGATGAAACAGAAGACCGCGCTGGCCTGCGCGCTCGTCCGCCAGACGCCCGTCCTCTTTCTGGACGAACCGACGCTCGGACTCGACGTGGAGGCCTCCCACGACCTCCGGCAGGAACTCGACCGCCTCGTGACCCAAGAGAACCGGACGGTCGTCCTGAGCAGTCACGACATGGACGTGATGCAGGACCTCTGTGACCGCGTCATCATCATCGACGACGGCGAAATCGTCACCGACGAGTCGGTGTCGGGCTTGGTCGAACTGTTCCGTACCCAGGCCTACGAGGTGGTCGTCGAAGACGACATGTCCACGACGGCCCGCCGGACGCTCGAACGCGAGTTCGACGTGGCCGAGTGGCGCGAGCGCGGCGACTGGACGGTCTGTGAGGTCTCGATGGCCGAGGGCGACCGCGTCCACGACCTCATGCGGACCCTCGAGGAGTTCGACCTGACGCCGCGGTCGGTGTCGGTCGTCCAACCCGACCTCGAAGACGTGTTCCTCGAAGTGACCGGCGAGGACGAGACCGAGAGCGAGCGCGGAAGCGAACCGGCCGACGAGTCCCGAACTGTGGAGGGTCGAGCGTGA
- a CDS encoding CBS pair associated ParBc domain-containing protein: MDVAAPDGGTAEGKPKVKDYMTRDVATVSPDATVEEVARRIAESDKHNGYPVCDGRRVEGFVSARDLLLAEDEEPIFKVMSQDLIVAHPDMDVNDAARVILRSGIQKLPVVDDAGNLVGIISNTDVIRSQIERATPEKVGKLMRTLESIHDTEVEQTRREVPLDDLTPTQGKVYADELEGRTYELERGLAEPLVVIDCAPESSDGDFLLADGHHRVMAADKIDIDTMDAYVILVDEDVELGMAKTAEKEGLEGLEDVKVVDYARHPLVETTKRLQ; the protein is encoded by the coding sequence ATGGACGTGGCGGCACCGGACGGCGGCACGGCCGAAGGCAAGCCGAAAGTCAAAGACTACATGACCCGCGACGTGGCGACGGTCTCGCCCGACGCCACCGTCGAGGAGGTCGCCCGGCGCATCGCCGAGAGCGACAAGCACAACGGCTATCCGGTCTGCGACGGCCGACGCGTCGAGGGATTCGTCAGCGCACGCGACCTGCTTCTGGCCGAGGACGAGGAGCCCATCTTCAAGGTGATGAGCCAGGACCTCATCGTCGCTCACCCCGACATGGACGTCAACGACGCGGCCCGCGTCATCCTTCGGTCCGGCATCCAGAAGCTCCCCGTCGTGGACGACGCGGGCAACCTCGTGGGCATCATCTCGAACACGGACGTCATTCGGTCCCAAATCGAGCGCGCGACGCCCGAGAAGGTCGGGAAACTCATGCGCACCCTCGAATCCATCCACGACACCGAGGTCGAGCAGACCCGCCGGGAGGTTCCCTTGGACGACCTCACCCCGACGCAGGGCAAGGTCTACGCCGACGAGTTGGAGGGCCGGACCTACGAGTTGGAGCGCGGTCTGGCCGAACCCCTCGTGGTCATCGACTGCGCGCCCGAGAGTTCGGACGGCGACTTCCTGCTGGCGGACGGCCACCACCGCGTGATGGCCGCCGACAAGATAGACATCGACACGATGGACGCCTACGTCATCCTCGTGGACGAGGACGTGGAACTGGGGATGGCCAAGACCGCCGAGAAGGAGGGACTGGAGGGTCTGGAGGACGTGAAGGTCGTGGACTACGCCCGCCACCCCCTCGTGGAGACGACGAAGCGATTGCAGTAG